Proteins co-encoded in one Paraburkholderia edwinii genomic window:
- a CDS encoding glutaredoxin family protein, with protein sequence MTYATRATNPAPSSAPLVFTLYGRAWCHLCDDMRAALEPLLMGSGARVDVIDIDTDPALEARYNEAVPVLMYEGAELCRYHLDATRVRAVLATRADASAR encoded by the coding sequence ATGACGTACGCAACCCGTGCAACGAATCCGGCGCCTTCGTCCGCGCCGCTGGTGTTCACGCTGTACGGGCGCGCATGGTGTCATCTTTGTGACGACATGCGCGCCGCGCTCGAACCCCTGCTCATGGGATCCGGCGCGCGTGTCGACGTCATCGATATCGACACCGACCCGGCGCTCGAAGCGCGCTACAACGAAGCCGTGCCGGTATTGATGTACGAAGGTGCGGAGCTGTGCCGCTATCACCTCGATGCGACGCGTGTGCGCGCGGTGCTGGCCACGCGAGCCGATGCGTCGGCGCGCTGA
- the lepA gene encoding translation elongation factor 4, whose product MDHIRNFSIIAHIDHGKSTLADRIIQICGGLSDREMESQVLDSMDLERERGITIKAQTAALSYKARDGKVYNLNMIDTPGHVDFSYEVSRSLSACEGALLVVDASQGVEAQTVANCYTAIELGVEVVPVLNKIDLPAANPESAIAEIEDVIGIDATDAAHCSAKTGQGVEDVLESLIAKVPPPKGNPDAPLQALIIDSWFDNYVGVVMLVRIVNGTLRTKDRIRMMATGAEYPVEHVGVFTPKSRNLDALSAGQVGFIIAGIKELTAARVGDTVTTVKVPAPEPLPGFKEVKPQVFAGLYPVEANQYDALRESLEKLKLNDASLQYEPEVSQALGFGFRCGFLGLLHMEIVQERLEREFDMDLITTAPTVVYEVLQRDGTIVMVENPAKMPDPSRIEEVREPIVTVNLYMPQDYVGSVITLCTQKRGSQINMQYHGRQVQLTYEIPMAEIVLDFFDRLKSVSRGYASMDYEFKEYRASDVVKVDMLINGDKVDALSVIVHRAQSQYRGREVAAKMREIIPRQMYDVAIQAAIGAHIIARENIKALRKNVLAKCYGGDISRKKKLLEKQKEGKKRMKQVGSVEIPQEAFLAILRVEDK is encoded by the coding sequence ATGGATCATATTCGTAATTTCTCGATCATCGCGCACATCGACCATGGCAAGTCGACGCTTGCCGATCGCATCATCCAGATTTGCGGCGGCCTGTCGGACCGCGAAATGGAATCCCAGGTGCTCGACTCGATGGATCTCGAGCGCGAACGGGGCATCACCATCAAGGCGCAAACCGCCGCGCTGTCCTATAAGGCGCGCGACGGCAAGGTCTACAACCTGAACATGATCGACACGCCGGGCCACGTCGACTTCTCGTACGAGGTCAGCCGCTCGCTGTCCGCGTGCGAAGGCGCGCTGCTCGTCGTCGATGCGAGCCAGGGCGTCGAAGCGCAGACGGTTGCTAACTGCTACACGGCGATCGAACTCGGCGTCGAAGTCGTGCCGGTGCTGAACAAGATCGATCTGCCGGCCGCGAACCCCGAAAGCGCGATTGCCGAAATCGAAGACGTGATCGGCATCGACGCCACGGACGCCGCGCATTGCAGCGCGAAGACCGGGCAGGGCGTCGAAGACGTGCTCGAATCGCTGATCGCGAAGGTGCCGCCGCCTAAGGGCAATCCGGACGCGCCGCTGCAGGCGCTCATCATCGACTCGTGGTTCGATAACTACGTCGGCGTCGTGATGCTCGTGCGCATCGTCAACGGCACGCTGCGCACGAAAGACCGCATTCGCATGATGGCGACGGGCGCCGAGTATCCGGTCGAGCACGTCGGCGTGTTCACGCCGAAGTCGCGCAATCTCGACGCGCTGTCGGCGGGGCAGGTCGGCTTTATCATCGCGGGCATCAAGGAGCTGACGGCGGCACGCGTCGGCGATACGGTCACGACCGTCAAGGTCCCGGCGCCCGAGCCGCTGCCGGGCTTCAAGGAAGTGAAGCCGCAGGTGTTCGCCGGCCTCTATCCGGTCGAAGCAAACCAGTACGACGCGCTGCGCGAATCGCTCGAAAAGCTCAAGCTCAACGACGCCTCGCTGCAATACGAACCGGAAGTGTCGCAGGCGCTCGGCTTCGGCTTCCGCTGCGGCTTCCTCGGTCTGCTGCATATGGAAATCGTGCAGGAGCGGCTCGAGCGCGAGTTCGACATGGACCTGATCACCACCGCGCCGACGGTGGTCTACGAAGTCCTGCAGCGCGACGGCACGATCGTGATGGTCGAAAACCCCGCGAAGATGCCGGACCCGTCGAGGATCGAAGAAGTGCGCGAGCCGATCGTCACGGTGAACCTGTACATGCCGCAGGACTATGTCGGCTCGGTTATCACACTGTGCACGCAAAAGCGCGGCAGCCAGATCAACATGCAGTACCACGGCCGCCAGGTCCAGCTGACCTACGAAATTCCGATGGCCGAGATCGTGCTCGACTTCTTCGACCGGCTGAAGTCCGTCTCGCGCGGCTACGCGTCGATGGACTACGAGTTCAAGGAGTATCGCGCGTCGGACGTGGTGAAGGTCGACATGCTGATCAACGGCGACAAGGTCGATGCATTGTCGGTTATCGTGCACCGCGCGCAGAGCCAGTATCGCGGCCGCGAAGTCGCCGCGAAGATGCGCGAAATCATTCCGCGCCAGATGTACGACGTGGCGATCCAGGCCGCGATCGGCGCGCACATCATCGCGCGCGAGAACATCAAGGCGCTGCGCAAGAACGTGCTGGCGAAGTGCTACGGCGGCGACATCTCGCGTAAGAAGAAGCTGCTCGAGAAACAGAAGGAAGGCAAGAAACGGATGAAGCAGGTCGGCTCGGTCGAGATTCCGCAGGAGGCGTTCCTCGCGATCCTGCGAGTCGAAGACAAATAA
- the lepB gene encoding signal peptidase I, protein MNFALILFVLVVLTGIAWVADKLFFMPQRRRAADAAVADFDRQQERVGERFADENPDQTRAKLRDDKLRQPWWLEYTASFFPVILVVFVVRSFVVEPFKIPSGSMVPTLLVGDFILVNKFDYGLRLPIVNTKVTSGHPLQRGDVVVFRYPKDESVDYIKRVIGLPGDVVAYQDKKLTINGKPVPETPLPDYFDEERIGYAKQFEEDLDGRKNRILNNPAVPPFIVGAEDYPFRNNCDYNDRGVICKVPPGNYFMMGDNRDNSADSRYWGFVPDANIVGRAFFIWMNFSNLKRIGTFQQ, encoded by the coding sequence ATGAATTTTGCATTGATTCTTTTTGTGCTCGTCGTTTTGACGGGCATCGCATGGGTTGCAGACAAGCTCTTTTTCATGCCGCAGCGTCGGCGCGCGGCGGATGCGGCCGTCGCCGACTTCGACCGGCAGCAGGAACGGGTCGGCGAGCGCTTCGCCGACGAAAATCCGGATCAAACGCGCGCGAAACTGCGTGACGACAAGCTGCGCCAGCCGTGGTGGCTCGAATACACGGCGAGCTTTTTCCCCGTGATTCTGGTCGTGTTCGTCGTGCGCTCGTTTGTTGTCGAGCCGTTCAAGATCCCGTCGGGCTCGATGGTGCCGACGCTGCTGGTCGGCGACTTTATCCTCGTGAATAAATTCGACTACGGCCTGCGCCTGCCGATCGTCAATACGAAGGTCACGTCGGGCCATCCGCTGCAACGCGGCGACGTCGTCGTGTTCCGCTACCCGAAGGACGAATCGGTCGACTACATCAAGCGCGTAATCGGCTTGCCCGGCGACGTGGTCGCGTATCAGGACAAGAAGCTGACGATCAACGGCAAGCCGGTTCCGGAGACGCCGCTGCCCGATTACTTCGACGAGGAGCGCATCGGCTATGCGAAGCAGTTCGAAGAAGATCTCGACGGCCGCAAGAACCGTATTCTGAATAACCCGGCGGTGCCGCCGTTTATCGTCGGCGCGGAAGACTACCCGTTTCGCAACAACTGCGACTACAACGACCGCGGCGTGATCTGCAAGGTGCCGCCGGGCAACTACTTCATGATGGGCGACAACCGCGACAACAGCGCGGATAGCCGCTACTGGGGCTTCGTGCCGGACGCGAATATCGTAGGCCGCGCGTTCTTTATCTGGATGAACTTCAGCAACCTCAAGCGCATCGGCACGTTCCAGCAGTAA
- the era gene encoding GTPase Era translates to MNTPTTPGFRCGMVAIVGRPNVGKSTLMNALVGQKVSITSRKAQTTRHRITGIRTLDDAQYIFVDTPGFQTRHSGALNRSLNRAVTSTLTSVDAVLFVIEAGRFGPDDQQVLDLIPPSAPVLLIANKLDRVNDKDTLFPFMQKMSALREFREIVPLSAKNPDDIKRLFETVKPYLPEGEPIYGEDDLTDRSERFLAAEILREKVFRWTGDELPYTSTVLIDKFEAEGRLRRIFATILVERDMHKAMIIGQKGAKLKQISTEARLDMEKLFDGPVYLETFIKVRSGWADNEAGLRAYGYE, encoded by the coding sequence ATGAACACGCCCACTACACCAGGATTTCGTTGCGGCATGGTCGCCATCGTCGGCCGCCCCAACGTCGGCAAGTCGACGCTGATGAACGCGCTCGTTGGCCAGAAAGTCAGCATCACCTCGCGCAAGGCGCAGACCACGCGCCACCGCATCACCGGCATCCGCACGCTCGATGACGCGCAGTACATCTTTGTCGATACGCCTGGCTTCCAGACGCGCCACAGCGGCGCGCTGAACCGCTCGCTGAACCGCGCGGTCACCTCGACGCTGACGTCCGTCGATGCCGTGCTGTTCGTGATCGAGGCCGGCCGCTTCGGGCCTGACGATCAGCAGGTGCTCGACCTGATTCCGCCGTCGGCGCCGGTGCTGTTGATCGCGAACAAGCTCGATCGCGTGAACGACAAGGACACGCTGTTCCCGTTCATGCAGAAGATGTCTGCCCTGCGCGAATTCAGGGAAATCGTGCCGCTGTCGGCGAAGAATCCCGACGACATCAAGCGGCTCTTTGAAACCGTCAAGCCGTATTTGCCGGAAGGCGAGCCGATCTACGGCGAAGACGATCTGACCGATCGCAGCGAGCGCTTCCTCGCCGCCGAAATCCTGCGCGAAAAGGTGTTCCGCTGGACCGGCGACGAATTGCCGTACACGAGCACGGTGCTCATCGACAAGTTCGAGGCCGAAGGCCGTCTGCGCCGCATCTTCGCGACGATTCTGGTCGAGCGCGATATGCACAAGGCGATGATCATCGGCCAGAAGGGAGCGAAGCTGAAGCAGATCAGCACCGAAGCGCGCCTCGATATGGAAAAGCTGTTCGACGGTCCCGTGTACCTCGAGACCTTTATCAAGGTGAGGAGCGGGTGGGCCGACAACGAAGCCGGACTGCGCGCCTATGGGTACGAATGA
- the recO gene encoding DNA repair protein RecO, which translates to MGTNDAWMTQPPEAEPDPPQERAAAASASADASAPDGADASPARGRAKRATSRASSTASAKSSRPSKKSDAARTAGDDFADEALLEARNQATGDAGASPSASDETPRPAQRAARPARRASSRAPASEYRISEQPAFVLHSYPYRETSLILDVLSRDHGRLALIAKGAKRPHSALRGVLQTFQPLSLAWTGKSEMRTLTGAEWVGGMLPLAGDALLCGFYVNELLVKFCAREDPHPQLFHHYVVTLTRLAHDEPPVQVLRSFERVLLRETGYAMSLDRTVARKPVLATGRYVFDPERGVRDASDDLPAQWPVVSGQTLLDMEQDDYHRAQTVAQSKTLMRFLLNTYLGGTPLATRQILIDLQNL; encoded by the coding sequence ATGGGTACGAATGACGCATGGATGACGCAGCCGCCTGAAGCGGAGCCCGATCCGCCGCAGGAGCGGGCCGCTGCCGCATCGGCATCCGCAGACGCATCCGCGCCGGACGGCGCGGATGCGTCGCCGGCGCGCGGTCGCGCGAAGCGCGCCACTTCGCGGGCTTCTTCGACGGCTTCGGCAAAATCTTCGAGGCCGTCGAAGAAGTCCGATGCCGCCCGCACGGCCGGCGATGACTTCGCCGACGAAGCGCTGCTCGAAGCGCGCAATCAGGCGACCGGCGACGCAGGGGCAAGTCCGAGCGCAAGCGACGAAACCCCACGCCCCGCGCAGCGCGCAGCCAGACCCGCCCGCCGGGCCTCATCGCGCGCTCCCGCCTCCGAATACCGCATCTCCGAACAGCCGGCCTTCGTTCTGCATAGCTATCCGTATCGCGAAACCAGCCTGATTCTCGATGTGCTGTCGCGCGACCACGGCCGCCTCGCGTTGATCGCAAAGGGCGCCAAGCGGCCGCACTCCGCGCTGCGCGGCGTGCTGCAAACATTCCAGCCGCTCTCGCTCGCGTGGACCGGCAAGTCCGAAATGCGCACGCTGACGGGCGCCGAATGGGTCGGCGGCATGCTGCCGCTGGCGGGCGACGCGCTGCTATGCGGCTTCTACGTGAACGAGCTGCTCGTTAAATTCTGTGCGCGCGAAGATCCGCATCCGCAACTGTTCCACCACTACGTGGTGACGCTCACGCGCCTCGCGCACGACGAGCCGCCGGTGCAGGTGCTGCGGTCGTTCGAGCGTGTGCTGCTGCGCGAGACCGGTTACGCGATGTCGCTCGATCGCACGGTCGCGCGCAAGCCGGTGCTCGCCACCGGCCGCTACGTGTTCGACCCGGAGCGCGGCGTGCGCGATGCGTCCGACGATTTGCCCGCGCAATGGCCCGTCGTATCGGGTCAGACCTTGCTCGATATGGAGCAGGACGATTACCATCGTGCACAGACGGTTGCGCAGAGCAAGACGCTGATGCGCTTCCTGCTCAATACCTATCTTGGCGGCACGCCGCTCGCGACGCGCCAGATCCTGATCGACCTGCAGAACCTATGA
- the pdxJ gene encoding pyridoxine 5'-phosphate synthase: MSFFLTSPDVIDLGVNIDHVATLRNVRGTSYPDPIRAALAAEEAGADAITLHLREDRRHIVDADVRALRPLLKTRMNLECAVTREMLDIACDVRPHDVCLVPEKRSELTTEGGLDVAGHFESVRDACKQLADAGSRVSLFIDADDAQIRAAHEAGAPVIELHTGAYAEAHGEAAQQREYERVVRGVELGRSLGLKVNAGHGLHYTNVQPIAAIEGIVELNIGHAIVAHAIFAGWDNAVREMKAIMVAARLAARV, encoded by the coding sequence ATGAGCTTCTTTCTGACGTCGCCGGATGTGATCGACCTTGGCGTCAACATCGATCACGTCGCCACGCTGCGCAATGTGCGCGGCACGTCCTACCCCGACCCGATCCGCGCGGCGCTCGCCGCGGAAGAGGCGGGCGCCGATGCGATCACGCTGCACTTGCGCGAGGACCGCCGGCATATCGTCGACGCGGACGTGCGCGCGCTGCGCCCGCTGCTGAAAACGCGCATGAACCTCGAATGCGCGGTCACGCGAGAGATGCTCGATATCGCCTGCGACGTGCGGCCGCACGACGTCTGCCTCGTGCCGGAAAAGCGCTCCGAGCTGACCACCGAGGGTGGTCTCGACGTTGCCGGCCACTTCGAGTCGGTGCGCGACGCGTGCAAGCAGCTGGCGGACGCGGGCTCGCGCGTCTCGCTTTTTATCGATGCCGATGATGCGCAGATTCGCGCCGCCCACGAAGCCGGCGCGCCCGTCATCGAGCTGCACACGGGCGCCTATGCCGAAGCGCACGGCGAAGCCGCGCAGCAACGCGAGTACGAGCGCGTCGTGCGAGGCGTCGAACTGGGCCGCTCGCTCGGGCTCAAGGTCAATGCGGGACACGGCTTGCACTATACGAATGTGCAGCCGATTGCGGCGATCGAAGGGATCGTTGAACTGAATATCGGCCATGCGATCGTTGCGCACGCAATCTTCGCCGGCTGGGACAACGCGGTGCGCGAGATGAAGGCGATCATGGTCGCCGCGCGTCTTGCCGCGCGCGTTTAA
- the acpS gene encoding holo-ACP synthase: MAIYGIGTDVVQVSRVAAVMERTGGRFAEKVLGPDELRVYHARNARSAVRGLAFLATRFSVKEAFSKAIGLGMHWPMTWRALQTLNEAGGRPYVVASGELADWLAERGITAHVTLSDERDYAVSFVIAETGAESGVESGAQTGA; this comes from the coding sequence ATGGCGATTTACGGCATTGGCACCGACGTCGTACAGGTAAGCCGCGTGGCGGCGGTGATGGAACGCACGGGCGGCCGGTTCGCGGAAAAGGTGCTCGGCCCCGACGAACTGCGCGTCTATCACGCGCGCAATGCGCGCTCCGCAGTGCGCGGCCTCGCGTTTCTGGCCACGCGCTTCTCGGTGAAGGAAGCGTTCTCGAAGGCGATCGGCCTCGGCATGCATTGGCCGATGACGTGGCGCGCGCTGCAGACGCTCAACGAGGCGGGCGGCCGACCGTACGTCGTCGCCTCGGGCGAACTCGCCGACTGGCTAGCCGAACGCGGTATCACCGCGCACGTGACACTGTCCGACGAACGCGACTATGCGGTGTCGTTCGTGATCGCGGAGACCGGGGCGGAGTCCGGCGTAGAGTCTGGCGCTCAGACGGGTGCGTAG
- the nagZ gene encoding beta-N-acetylhexosaminidase: MKKTSAGPVMLDVVGKTLNAADKRRLAHPMTGGVILFARHFESRAQLVALTDAIRDVRDDLLIAVDHEGGRVQRFRTDGFTVLPSMGKLGALWDDDVLHATKVATAVGYILAAELRACGIDMSFTPVLDLNYGQSQVIGDRAFHRDPRVVTMLAKSLNHGLALAGMANCGKHFPGHGFAHADSHIAVPVDERKLDEILAEDVAPYDWLGMSLASVIPAHVIYPLVDSKPAGFSRVWLQDILRGALGFTGAIFSDDLSMEAARQGGTLTEAATAALDAGCDMVLICNQPEEAGKVLDALRVKQSKASRRRIKRMRPRGKALTWDKLVDEPEYQRAQALLRDAFA; this comes from the coding sequence ATGAAGAAAACCTCTGCTGGACCGGTCATGCTCGATGTCGTCGGCAAGACGCTCAATGCGGCTGACAAACGCCGCCTCGCGCATCCGATGACGGGTGGCGTGATCCTGTTCGCGCGGCACTTCGAAAGCCGCGCGCAGCTCGTCGCGCTGACCGATGCGATCCGCGATGTGCGCGACGATCTGCTGATCGCCGTCGATCACGAAGGCGGCCGCGTGCAGCGCTTTCGCACCGACGGCTTCACGGTGCTGCCGTCGATGGGCAAGCTCGGCGCGCTGTGGGACGACGATGTGCTGCATGCGACGAAGGTCGCGACCGCGGTCGGCTATATCCTCGCCGCCGAACTGCGCGCATGCGGTATCGACATGAGCTTTACGCCGGTGCTGGACCTGAACTACGGGCAATCGCAAGTCATCGGCGACCGCGCGTTCCATCGCGATCCGCGCGTTGTGACGATGCTCGCGAAGAGCCTGAACCACGGCCTCGCGCTCGCCGGTATGGCGAACTGCGGCAAGCATTTCCCGGGGCACGGTTTTGCGCACGCGGATTCGCACATCGCGGTGCCCGTCGATGAACGCAAGCTTGACGAGATTCTCGCGGAAGACGTCGCGCCGTACGACTGGCTCGGCATGTCGCTCGCATCGGTGATTCCCGCGCATGTGATCTATCCGCTCGTCGATTCGAAGCCGGCCGGCTTTTCGCGCGTGTGGCTGCAGGACATCCTGCGCGGCGCGCTCGGCTTCACGGGCGCGATATTCAGCGACGACCTGTCGATGGAAGCGGCGCGCCAGGGCGGCACGCTGACCGAGGCCGCGACCGCGGCGCTCGACGCGGGCTGCGACATGGTGCTGATCTGCAATCAGCCGGAAGAAGCGGGGAAGGTGCTCGACGCGCTGCGCGTCAAGCAGTCGAAGGCGTCGCGGCGGCGCATCAAGCGCATGCGGCCGCGCGGCAAGGCGCTGACGTGGGACAAGCTCGTCGACGAGCCCGAGTATCAGCGCGCGCAGGCGTTGCTGCGCGACGCATTTGCGTGA
- a CDS encoding sigma-54-dependent transcriptional regulator, whose amino-acid sequence MPHALIVEDDPNSLSGLSAILAADGFSVDTAITLAEARAALTRFIPDVVLVDLNLPDGSGLDLLQHLPVQPPGGALPVIVMTGNATVESAIEGLRHGIWDYLLKPVNIPRLRSLLARIPRPYELTEEVQTLRAKLRQMGRFGPMIGRSGAIQHIYDTIEHVAPTEAAVLITGEAGTGKEVAARTLHEMSRRRKGPFIVFDCRAAAAVGGGRPLDSLLFGHERGAFSGADQREPGLFEQASGGTLFIDEIALLPRPQQEALLRALDSQTFMRVGGTNQVVTDFRLIASTRKNPRAAVSDGSLHEDLGLRLEAAALSLPPLRERGDDPALFAEAVVDELNREANARGVADATKLISPNFLRECLAYEWPGNVRELQERVRRAYQASGDVLETLRADETHGIAGRDLNGGRVQVTVGTPLADVEEMLIRATLDAVGGTRHRAASLLGISPKTLYNKLQRMRLN is encoded by the coding sequence ATGCCACATGCCCTGATTGTCGAAGACGATCCCAATAGCCTGTCCGGCCTGTCTGCGATCCTGGCCGCTGATGGTTTTTCGGTCGACACCGCTATTACGCTCGCCGAAGCGCGCGCCGCATTGACGCGCTTTATTCCGGACGTCGTGCTCGTCGACCTGAACCTGCCCGACGGCAGCGGCCTCGATCTGCTGCAGCACCTGCCGGTGCAGCCGCCCGGCGGCGCGTTGCCGGTGATCGTGATGACCGGCAACGCGACGGTCGAAAGTGCGATCGAAGGATTGCGCCACGGCATCTGGGATTACCTGCTCAAGCCCGTCAATATTCCGCGTTTGCGCAGCCTGCTGGCGCGCATTCCGCGGCCGTACGAGCTGACCGAGGAAGTGCAGACGCTGCGCGCCAAGCTGCGCCAGATGGGTCGCTTCGGCCCGATGATCGGCCGCAGCGGCGCGATCCAGCACATCTACGACACGATCGAGCACGTCGCGCCGACCGAGGCCGCCGTACTGATTACCGGCGAAGCGGGCACCGGCAAGGAAGTGGCCGCGCGCACGCTGCACGAGATGAGCCGGCGCCGCAAGGGTCCGTTTATCGTGTTCGACTGCCGCGCGGCGGCGGCCGTCGGCGGCGGTCGGCCGCTCGACAGCCTGCTGTTCGGCCATGAGCGCGGCGCGTTCAGCGGCGCCGATCAGCGCGAGCCGGGCCTGTTCGAACAGGCGAGCGGCGGCACGCTCTTTATCGATGAAATCGCGCTGCTGCCGCGTCCGCAGCAGGAAGCGCTGTTGCGCGCGCTCGACTCGCAGACCTTTATGCGGGTCGGCGGCACGAACCAGGTCGTGACCGATTTCCGGCTGATCGCGTCGACGCGCAAGAATCCGCGCGCCGCGGTGTCGGACGGCTCGCTGCACGAAGACCTCGGGCTGCGGCTGGAAGCGGCGGCGCTGTCGCTGCCGCCGCTGCGCGAGCGCGGCGACGATCCCGCGCTGTTCGCCGAGGCTGTCGTCGACGAATTGAATCGCGAGGCGAATGCGCGCGGCGTCGCTGACGCGACGAAGCTGATCTCGCCGAACTTTCTGCGCGAGTGTCTCGCGTATGAATGGCCGGGCAACGTGCGCGAATTGCAGGAGCGCGTGCGGCGCGCGTATCAGGCGTCCGGCGATGTACTCGAAACGCTGCGCGCGGACGAAACGCACGGCATCGCCGGGCGCGATCTGAATGGTGGACGCGTACAGGTCACCGTCGGCACGCCGCTCGCGGACGTCGAGGAAATGCTGATCCGCGCGACGCTCGACGCAGTGGGCGGCACGCGGCATCGTGCGGCGTCGCTGCTGGGGATCAGTCCGAAGACGCTGTACAACAAGTTGCAGCGGATGCGGTTGAACTGA
- a CDS encoding CsbD family protein: protein MNNDIAEGKWKQMMGKAKTAWGELTDDELTKAEGRADKLAGLIQERYGKTREEAEREVRRFFDANREL, encoded by the coding sequence ATGAACAACGACATCGCTGAAGGCAAGTGGAAGCAGATGATGGGCAAGGCGAAGACGGCGTGGGGCGAGCTGACCGACGACGAACTGACGAAGGCTGAGGGCCGCGCGGACAAACTCGCCGGCCTGATCCAGGAACGTTACGGCAAGACCCGTGAAGAGGCGGAACGCGAAGTGCGCCGCTTCTTCGACGCCAATCGCGAGCTGTAG
- the efp gene encoding elongation factor P, whose protein sequence is MKIAQELRTGNVVMIGNDAMVVQKAEYNKSGRNSAVVKMKFKNLLTGAGMETVYKADDKFDVVVLDRKEVTYSYFADPMYVFMDADYNQFEVEAEMMGDALHYLEDGMACEVVFYNEKAISVELPTTLVREIIYTEPAVKGDTSSGKVLKTAKLTTGFELQVPLFCNIGDKIEIDTRTHEYRSRA, encoded by the coding sequence ATGAAGATTGCTCAAGAACTCCGCACCGGCAATGTCGTGATGATCGGCAACGACGCGATGGTCGTGCAGAAGGCCGAATACAACAAGTCGGGCCGCAATTCCGCCGTCGTCAAGATGAAGTTCAAGAATCTGCTGACGGGCGCGGGCATGGAAACGGTCTACAAAGCCGACGACAAATTCGACGTCGTCGTGCTCGACCGCAAGGAAGTCACCTACTCGTATTTCGCCGACCCGATGTACGTGTTCATGGACGCTGACTACAACCAGTTCGAAGTCGAAGCGGAAATGATGGGCGACGCGCTGCACTATCTCGAAGACGGTATGGCCTGCGAAGTCGTTTTCTACAACGAGAAGGCGATTTCCGTCGAACTGCCGACCACGCTGGTCCGCGAGATCATCTACACGGAACCGGCTGTCAAGGGCGATACGTCGTCGGGCAAAGTTCTGAAGACGGCCAAACTGACCACCGGCTTCGAACTTCAAGTGCCGCTCTTCTGCAATATCGGCGACAAGATCGAAATCGATACGCGTACGCACGAGTATCGCAGCCGGGCGTAA